Proteins encoded within one genomic window of Anopheles gambiae chromosome 3, idAnoGambNW_F1_1, whole genome shotgun sequence:
- the LOC3292446 gene encoding ER membrane protein complex subunit 8/9 homolog → MSKQIKTIICVLQNSYDLPKMSEIMFDPRAFCKIMLHAAKYPHLAVNGILLAENGKTSTIADAVPLFHQCLHVSPMAEVALVQVEAKALQKGQHIVGYYVGCENFYDNRFERAPGIRIADKIAESCSNACIAVIDNCSISINMRYPALKMWQYRDNRWSKAKCVVENDSVTFDAVSCLLQRGAAKELHDYDNYLDNTQNDWDNVHLNGDLKQILAMY, encoded by the exons ATGTCTAAGCAgataaaaacaattatttgtgttttgcaaAACTCTTACGATTTACCAAAAATGTCGGAAATAATGTTCGATCCCCGTGCGTTTTGTAAAATTATGCTTCATGCAGCAAAGTATCCTCATCTAGCGGTGAATGGGATACTTTTGGCTGAAAATGGTAAAACAAGTACGATTGCGGACGCGGTGCCCCTCTTTCATCAGTGCCTTCATGTGTCGCCCATGGCAGAGGTGGCTCTGGTTCAG gTAGAAGCCAAAGCATTGCAAAAGGGACAACATATCGTCGGTTATTATGTAGGCTGTGAAAATTTCTACGATAACCGTTTTGAGCGGGCGCCCGGAATACGAATTGCGGATAAAATAGCTGAAAGTTGTTCCAATGCTTGCATTGCAGTTATTGATAACTGTTCGATTTCGATTAATATGCGTTATCCAGCTTTGAAAATGTGGCAATATCGCGATAATCGTTGGTCCAAAGCTAAATGTGTAGTCGAAAATGACAGCGTTACATTCGACGCTGTATCGTGTCTGTTGCAGCGTGGCGCTGCAAAGGAGTTGCACGATTACGATAATTATCTGGATAATACCCAGAATGATTGGGACAACGTGCATTTAAATGgagatttaaaacaaatacttGCTATGTACTAA
- the LOC5668043 gene encoding uncharacterized protein LOC5668043 isoform X2 — protein sequence MASSISSGFREDCSEFLCDFAKLKATDYQTFSQEWKRTNFHGRNTDAEMAEYLGEIFYKVKRMFIASNNPFERIGSFYLLYTLYFKQPLFMFSKIRLTLTEWRMMKTFAKYPYNEKELPQITVILWKMFKSDAFRFVQDELERGFDRFYLKSFGTSYDSSSSYRTIRDLEKELQTLTAPDGLINAMEILEMGYNEMKEALDDNGVTTAETIIDDKIPQSSLIRTMHQDLDLFKRMLYNNETQGSSRIDANVVKNDNDPVGAKRYALRRKAYKREIKKKMFRIAGKVSPLFSEESDDQISSSTLEKLTTRNHQKEDDFETSAIRNIRHSMLKLSDHKTENS from the exons ATGGCAAGCTCCATTTCAAGTGGTTTTCGTGAGGATTGTTCCGaatttttgtgtgattttgcaaaattgaaagCAACAGATTATCAAACATTTAGTCAAGAATGGAAGAGAACCAATTTCca CGGGCGGAATACCGATGCAGAAATGGCAGAATATTTAGGAGAAATCTTTTATAAAGTGAAAAGAATGTTTATCGCCTCAAATAATCCATTCGAACGAATAGGATCGTTTTACCTACTCTATACGTTGTATTTTAAACAGCCGTTATTTATGTTCAGCAAAATACGACTGACTTTGACAGAGTGGCGTATGATGAAAACATTTGCAAAGTATCCTTACAATGAGAAAGAATTGCCGCAAATAACAGTTATCCTATGGAAAATGTTCAAATCAGATGCATTTCGTTTCGTACAAGACGAACTAGAACGTGGATTCGAtcgattttatttaaaaagctTTGGAACGAGTTATGACAGTTCAAGTTCGTACAGGACAATCAGAGATTTGGAAAAAGAGCTACAAACATTGACGGCGCCTGATGGATTGATAAATGCCATGGAAATTTTGGAAATGGGTTATAACGAAATGAAGGAAGCCCTGGACG ATAATGGTGTAACCACGGCTGAGACAATAATTGATGATAAAATTCCACAATCATCGTTGATAAGAACAATGCATCAGGATTTAGACTTGTTTAAGCGCATGCTTTACAATAACGAAACCCAGGGTTCATCTCGCATAGATGCAAATGTGGTAAAAAACGACAATGACCCCGTGGGAGCCAAACGTTATGCATTAAGAAGGAAGGCTTACAAACGAGAAATTAAAAAGAAGATGTTTCGCATTGCCGGCAAGGTCAGTCCTCTCTTTTCTGAGGAATCGGATGATCAAATTTCATCTTCTACATTAGAGAAATTAACAACAAGAAATCACCAGAAGGAAGATGATTTCGAAACTAGCGCAATTCGAAACATTCGTCACAGCATGTTGAAATTAAG tgATCATAAAACGGAAAATAGCTAG
- the LOC5668043 gene encoding uncharacterized protein LOC5668043 isoform X1: MASSISSGFREDCSEFLCDFAKLKATDYQTFSQEWKRTNFQYIFFGRNTDAEMAEYLGEIFYKVKRMFIASNNPFERIGSFYLLYTLYFKQPLFMFSKIRLTLTEWRMMKTFAKYPYNEKELPQITVILWKMFKSDAFRFVQDELERGFDRFYLKSFGTSYDSSSSYRTIRDLEKELQTLTAPDGLINAMEILEMGYNEMKEALDDNGVTTAETIIDDKIPQSSLIRTMHQDLDLFKRMLYNNETQGSSRIDANVVKNDNDPVGAKRYALRRKAYKREIKKKMFRIAGKVSPLFSEESDDQISSSTLEKLTTRNHQKEDDFETSAIRNIRHSMLKLSDHKTENS; encoded by the exons ATGGCAAGCTCCATTTCAAGTGGTTTTCGTGAGGATTGTTCCGaatttttgtgtgattttgcaaaattgaaagCAACAGATTATCAAACATTTAGTCAAGAATGGAAGAGAACCAATTTCcagtatattttttt CGGGCGGAATACCGATGCAGAAATGGCAGAATATTTAGGAGAAATCTTTTATAAAGTGAAAAGAATGTTTATCGCCTCAAATAATCCATTCGAACGAATAGGATCGTTTTACCTACTCTATACGTTGTATTTTAAACAGCCGTTATTTATGTTCAGCAAAATACGACTGACTTTGACAGAGTGGCGTATGATGAAAACATTTGCAAAGTATCCTTACAATGAGAAAGAATTGCCGCAAATAACAGTTATCCTATGGAAAATGTTCAAATCAGATGCATTTCGTTTCGTACAAGACGAACTAGAACGTGGATTCGAtcgattttatttaaaaagctTTGGAACGAGTTATGACAGTTCAAGTTCGTACAGGACAATCAGAGATTTGGAAAAAGAGCTACAAACATTGACGGCGCCTGATGGATTGATAAATGCCATGGAAATTTTGGAAATGGGTTATAACGAAATGAAGGAAGCCCTGGACG ATAATGGTGTAACCACGGCTGAGACAATAATTGATGATAAAATTCCACAATCATCGTTGATAAGAACAATGCATCAGGATTTAGACTTGTTTAAGCGCATGCTTTACAATAACGAAACCCAGGGTTCATCTCGCATAGATGCAAATGTGGTAAAAAACGACAATGACCCCGTGGGAGCCAAACGTTATGCATTAAGAAGGAAGGCTTACAAACGAGAAATTAAAAAGAAGATGTTTCGCATTGCCGGCAAGGTCAGTCCTCTCTTTTCTGAGGAATCGGATGATCAAATTTCATCTTCTACATTAGAGAAATTAACAACAAGAAATCACCAGAAGGAAGATGATTTCGAAACTAGCGCAATTCGAAACATTCGTCACAGCATGTTGAAATTAAG tgATCATAAAACGGAAAATAGCTAG